A genome region from Lytechinus pictus isolate F3 Inbred chromosome 16, Lp3.0, whole genome shotgun sequence includes the following:
- the LOC135156997 gene encoding protein CWC15 homolog, producing the protein MTTAARPTFNPAKGGSGKGEGDLSALSKQYSSRDLPGHTKLKYRQPGQDTSDELRSRDFRKDLEDRERAAREKRSDRGRESSSSSSTKRPRLEQIPAANLDADDPLDNDDDDASDDSDDETAELLAELNKIKKERVQENSRKEQEKKVEEERIRTENILSGNPLMSSQKSDFKVKRRWDDDVVFKNCARGEDDKKEKKFINDTLRSEFHKRFLEKYIH; encoded by the exons ATGACAACAGCAGCACGACCAACGTTCAACCCAGCAAAGGGAGGCAGTGGGAAAGGAGAAGGGGATTTGAGTGCTCTATCCAAGCAGTATTCCAGTCGTGATCTCCCAGGGCATACAAAGTTGAAATACAG ACAACCTGGTCAGGACACGAGCGATGAGCTCCGCAGCCGCGACTTCCGCAAAGATCTTGAGGATAGAGAGCGTGCAGCCCGGGAGAAGAGGAGCGATAGGGGAAGGG AGTCGTCTAGTAGCAGTAGCACCAAGAGACCAAGGTTAGAACAGATACCAGCCGCTAATCTGGATGCAGATGATCctcttgataatgatgatgat GATGCATCTGACGACAGTGATGACGAGACAGCTGAACTTCTTGCTGAACTAAACAAAATCAAGAAAGAAAGAGTTCAGGAAAATTCAAGAAAG GAGCAAGAAAAGAAAGTCGAAGAGGAGAGGATAAGAACAGAAAACATTCTGAGCGGCAATCCTCTCATGTCATCACAGAAATCGGACTTCAAGGTCAAGAGAAG GTGGGATGACGATGTGGTCTTCAAGAACTGTGCCAGGGGGGAGGACgacaagaaggagaagaagttCATCAACGATACCCTCCGGTCAGAATTCCACAAGAGATTCCTGGAGAAATACATACACTAA